From the genome of Cystobacter fuscus DSM 2262:
GGATGGGCTCCGCCTCTACTGGAGATCCGATCAGCCGGAGCAGCCTCGTGCCCACGTGGCCGTGGTGCACGGCTATGGCGATCACATCGGCCGCTACCTGCCGACCATCGAGGCGCTCACGGGGCAGGGCTTCGCCGTGCACGGCTTCGACTACCGCGGCCACGGCCGGGCGGACGGGCGCCGGGGCCATTGCGATGCGTGGCCGGACTACCTGGACGACTTGAACGCCTTCTGGGAGCGGGTGCGCGCGGCGGCGGGTGGCGGCAAGCTCTTCCTGCTCGGGCACAGCCACGGGGCCTTGATGTCCGTGCACCAGTGGGCGAGGGGCGGGCTGCAGGGGCTGAGCGGAATGATGTTGTCCTCGCCCTTCTTCAAGCTCGCCATCACTCCGCCCCCGGTGAAGCTGCTGGCGGCGAAGATATTGGCGCGGGTGCTGCCGTGGGCGCCCCTGCCCACCGAGCTCAAGCTCGAACAGCTCAGCCGGGACGAATCGGTGCAGCGCGCGGCGGGCGCGGATCCGCTCTACGGCCGGATCGTCACCCCGCGGTGGTTCATCGAGTCGGCGAAGGCCCAGGCACGGGTGCTGGCGATCGCGCCGGGCCTCCAGGTGCCGCTCTTGCTCTTCAGCGGAGCGGAGGACGGCGTGGCGAAGGTGGAGACCGGACGCGCCTTCTTCGATGCCGTGGGCTCCCGCGACAAGGTGTACAAGGCGTATCCGGGGATGCGTCACGAGCCGCTCAACGAGCTCGGGCGCGAGCAGGTCTTCCGGGACATCTGCAACTGGATCTCCGAACGTCTCTGACGTAGGTTGGAATCTCACAGCCGAGGCTTCACCGCATGGCACAGGGCGATCAAACGGGCATCATCGGCAAGGGCATCGTCATCCGGGGCAATCTCACCGGGGGCGGCGATCTGATCATCGAGGGACGGGTGGAGGGGCAGATTGCCCTGAAGAACCACCTGACCATCGAGGGCACC
Proteins encoded in this window:
- a CDS encoding alpha/beta hydrolase, producing MARFDEGFFTSRDGLRLYWRSDQPEQPRAHVAVVHGYGDHIGRYLPTIEALTGQGFAVHGFDYRGHGRADGRRGHCDAWPDYLDDLNAFWERVRAAAGGGKLFLLGHSHGALMSVHQWARGGLQGLSGMMLSSPFFKLAITPPPVKLLAAKILARVLPWAPLPTELKLEQLSRDESVQRAAGADPLYGRIVTPRWFIESAKAQARVLAIAPGLQVPLLLFSGAEDGVAKVETGRAFFDAVGSRDKVYKAYPGMRHEPLNELGREQVFRDICNWISERL